Proteins encoded together in one Leptospira semungkisensis window:
- the mdoH gene encoding glucans biosynthesis glucosyltransferase MdoH — translation MSTEGFSSSLPGSGAILKEAFDSRKFTYRRLGFVGVLGLLSLFGVYLEYRFLLINGISPLEWATLLLFCMLFPLLAFGATTAIFGALQRIRGGDPTRISGLIANQKVDPKHLPPTAVVIPIHCEDVARVVAGLEAMMKSADSVGLRENLDFFLLSDTTEPDIWLQEEKAFSKLSRKPETKGRVYYRKRRINLNKKSGNIADFCRRWGRRYRYMIVLDADSLLTGECMLNLIRLMEAVPNAGIIQTVPKIIRGKSLFQRLAQFGTWLGNPIFGAGSYYWQVFSGPFWGHNAIVRLKPFMEHCGLPGLPGESAIGGKILSHDTVEAALIRKAGYTVWFAYDLEGSYEECPPNVLESLKRDNRWCQGNLQHFWFLFVGGLRISSRIHILLGILSYASSILWALMLIATSFTVMADTDYYRLASIPEEWVKFQESLYLPVFYGLQAYTILILFMPRILSFFDGLFFRRKESGIGFFGFILSFFAEFIQSVILAPAYMVQYTRFLWMTFWDRKIEWGPQNRDPAIGIDKMAAARALLPQAFYGTGISVWLFVYYPILFYWLLPITGGWLLSYFWSVWTSSPSQGNAWKKKGFLITPEETRPAPILSDTESLEKEYSNFLMGTEKGNGVFLSVADPLLFRFHTSRLRTRKRESSARMKYMDGLAQAWKEEGPNALDRKEMSRLLWDKRTLSDLHVWFWEADLAQAHSWWKERFLEYQSRLREEQVHSWFR, via the coding sequence ATGAGCACGGAAGGTTTTTCTTCCTCTCTTCCTGGTTCAGGAGCGATCTTAAAAGAAGCATTCGATTCCAGAAAATTCACGTATAGAAGATTGGGTTTCGTTGGAGTGCTCGGCCTTCTTTCTCTCTTTGGAGTTTATTTAGAATATCGTTTTCTTCTCATAAACGGTATTTCTCCTCTGGAATGGGCGACCCTTCTTCTATTTTGCATGCTTTTTCCTTTATTGGCTTTTGGTGCGACTACTGCTATCTTCGGGGCATTGCAAAGAATACGAGGAGGAGATCCTACAAGAATCTCCGGACTCATCGCAAATCAAAAAGTGGATCCTAAGCACCTTCCTCCTACTGCAGTTGTTATTCCGATCCATTGCGAGGACGTGGCAAGAGTGGTAGCAGGATTGGAAGCGATGATGAAATCTGCAGACTCAGTCGGTTTGCGGGAAAATTTGGACTTCTTCTTGTTATCAGATACGACTGAACCGGATATATGGCTGCAAGAAGAGAAGGCATTCTCCAAGCTCTCCAGAAAACCGGAGACCAAGGGAAGGGTATATTATAGAAAACGAAGGATCAACCTGAATAAGAAATCTGGAAACATTGCAGACTTCTGTAGAAGATGGGGAAGACGTTATCGATACATGATCGTATTGGATGCGGACAGTCTTCTAACCGGAGAATGCATGTTGAATTTGATCCGCTTGATGGAAGCGGTGCCTAACGCGGGGATTATTCAGACAGTTCCAAAGATCATTCGAGGAAAGAGTCTTTTTCAGAGACTGGCACAATTCGGGACCTGGCTCGGGAATCCGATTTTCGGAGCGGGATCTTATTATTGGCAGGTCTTCTCCGGTCCGTTTTGGGGGCATAATGCAATCGTGAGATTGAAACCTTTTATGGAGCATTGTGGTCTTCCAGGTTTACCGGGAGAAAGTGCCATAGGAGGAAAGATCCTATCTCACGATACGGTAGAGGCTGCCTTAATTAGAAAAGCAGGATATACCGTTTGGTTTGCTTACGATCTAGAAGGATCTTATGAAGAATGTCCCCCTAATGTTCTGGAGAGTTTAAAGAGAGACAATCGTTGGTGCCAGGGAAATCTACAGCATTTTTGGTTCTTGTTCGTTGGAGGGCTACGGATCTCTAGTCGGATCCATATTTTACTCGGGATCTTATCGTATGCGAGTTCTATTCTATGGGCTCTTATGCTCATTGCGACTAGCTTTACTGTGATGGCCGATACGGATTATTACCGCCTCGCCTCCATTCCTGAAGAATGGGTAAAGTTCCAGGAAAGCCTTTATCTTCCGGTCTTTTATGGTCTACAAGCTTACACGATTCTCATATTGTTCATGCCTAGAATATTATCTTTCTTTGATGGACTTTTCTTTAGGCGAAAAGAAAGCGGTATAGGATTCTTCGGATTTATTCTATCTTTTTTCGCAGAGTTCATTCAATCCGTGATCCTTGCACCGGCTTATATGGTCCAGTATACTCGATTCCTTTGGATGACTTTTTGGGATCGAAAGATAGAATGGGGTCCTCAGAATAGGGACCCTGCGATAGGAATCGACAAGATGGCTGCGGCAAGGGCACTTCTTCCTCAGGCATTTTATGGGACTGGCATCTCTGTTTGGCTATTCGTGTATTATCCAATTTTATTTTATTGGCTTCTTCCAATCACTGGAGGTTGGCTTCTTTCTTATTTTTGGTCTGTTTGGACCTCATCTCCTTCTCAAGGCAACGCATGGAAGAAGAAGGGATTTCTAATTACACCTGAAGAAACGCGTCCGGCTCCAATCCTTTCAGATACAGAGAGCCTTGAAAAAGAATATTCTAATTTTTTAATGGGAACCGAAAAAGGAAACGGTGTCTTTCTTTCCGTCGCGGATCCTCTCTTATTCAGATTTCATACCTCACGATTAAGAACTCGTAAGAGGGAATCTTCCGCGAGGATGAAGTATATGGACGGGTTAGCTCAGGCTTGGAAAGAAGAAGGTCCAAATGCTTTGGATCGAAAAGAGATGAGCCGTCTACTTTGGGACAAACGGACTTTAAGCGATCTTCATGTTTGGTTTTGGGAGGCAGATCTTGCCCAGGCTCACTCTTGGTGGAAGGAAAGGTTTTTGGAATACCAATCCAGGTTGAGAGAAGAGCAGGTCCATTCGTGGTTCCGTTAA